The proteins below come from a single Chitinophaga pinensis DSM 2588 genomic window:
- a CDS encoding SusD/RagB family nutrient-binding outer membrane lipoprotein, whose amino-acid sequence MQLKHTTYTLLVSGIALIAGACNKFVDINTDPNNPTTAQLSLLLPSTEVSMAANMYELNSGTSTFMQHMVSSGDLSRYQQQGTSFDDPWDGFYSQTLNDLESIIASGTAQQEWGYVSIAKIEKAYLVSLMVDMWGDIPYSEAEKGQETVSPPLDKGVDIYENVLTLIEEALQDAGKVTATTLVPSSADMIYSGLKTSWISLANSLKLKLYNQIRLVDPARSTAAIRGLISNPATLIGGTTNSNTTDYTLRFGAAQNPNNRHPWHRSEYQSSKNFYMCQSFIDLLFNNDDPRLRYFIYRQNASAGLNNSTNSNGYYGRNPGDGTAAPADLNRRSTFGVFPAGGLYDNAPINNIPDTYSYLGNTGATATLKVVATSDGTGAGVIPLLTNAMVKLIRAEAALALNTGDDARQNFADGITAHLNNVSTYGAANGGVALSAATISGFVNKLLTAYDAADAAGKMNMVMTQKYIACYGNGMEAYNDYRRTGLPVLRAPLSPLNAFPLRLYYSQTELSANTSLGENASAMQIAQQTTPVFWDK is encoded by the coding sequence ATGCAACTGAAACATACAACATATACATTACTGGTAAGCGGCATTGCACTGATCGCAGGCGCCTGTAATAAGTTTGTCGATATCAACACCGATCCTAATAACCCTACTACCGCACAGTTGTCTTTATTGCTGCCATCCACAGAAGTATCTATGGCTGCTAATATGTACGAACTCAATAGCGGTACTTCTACCTTCATGCAACACATGGTGTCTTCTGGTGACCTGAGTCGTTATCAGCAGCAGGGGACTAGTTTTGATGATCCCTGGGATGGTTTCTACAGTCAGACACTGAATGACCTGGAATCCATTATTGCCAGCGGAACAGCTCAACAGGAGTGGGGCTATGTCAGCATTGCAAAAATTGAAAAAGCCTACCTGGTGAGTCTGATGGTAGATATGTGGGGAGATATCCCTTATTCGGAAGCAGAGAAAGGACAAGAGACGGTGAGTCCGCCACTGGATAAAGGTGTGGATATCTATGAAAATGTACTGACGCTGATAGAAGAAGCCCTGCAGGATGCAGGAAAAGTAACAGCGACTACGCTGGTGCCTTCCAGTGCAGATATGATTTATAGCGGACTGAAAACATCCTGGATAAGTTTGGCCAATTCCCTGAAACTAAAGCTGTACAACCAGATAAGACTGGTGGATCCGGCAAGATCAACAGCTGCTATCCGGGGATTGATCAGTAATCCGGCTACACTGATAGGCGGTACAACCAATTCTAATACGACTGATTACACACTCAGGTTTGGTGCTGCGCAAAACCCTAACAACCGTCATCCGTGGCATCGTTCAGAATATCAGTCCAGCAAGAACTTTTACATGTGTCAGTCATTTATTGATTTGCTTTTCAATAATGACGATCCCCGTTTGCGCTACTTTATCTATCGCCAGAATGCAAGCGCTGGTCTGAATAACTCTACTAACAGTAATGGTTATTACGGCCGTAATCCCGGAGATGGTACTGCTGCTCCGGCTGACCTGAACAGACGTTCTACTTTTGGCGTCTTTCCTGCCGGCGGTTTGTATGATAATGCGCCTATTAACAACATTCCTGATACCTACAGTTACCTGGGTAATACGGGCGCTACCGCAACATTAAAAGTGGTCGCTACTTCTGATGGTACCGGGGCAGGCGTAATACCCTTGCTGACCAATGCGATGGTAAAACTGATCCGTGCAGAAGCCGCGCTGGCATTAAATACAGGCGATGATGCACGGCAGAATTTTGCAGATGGTATTACGGCGCATCTCAATAACGTGAGTACTTATGGCGCTGCCAATGGTGGTGTGGCATTGTCTGCCGCTACGATCAGTGGTTTTGTGAATAAACTGCTGACAGCCTATGATGCAGCTGATGCAGCCGGTAAGATGAATATGGTGATGACCCAGAAATACATTGCCTGTTACGGAAATGGAATGGAGGCATATAATGATTATCGCAGAACAGGTTTGCCGGTATTACGTGCGCCATTGTCTCCGCTGAATGCCTTCCCACTGAGACTCTA